The Desulfosporosinus acidiphilus SJ4 genome has a window encoding:
- a CDS encoding DEAD/DEAH box helicase, with amino-acid sequence MESIFNKIDNSKILDYEDSFDIANQCAKLLFSDSSADQSEVRRVVIHVLDNWGKVCKDTYPLWADIIESLGFYPYIEKNKENLSLSSFADHIRGKYYQSEFLGDTYLHKEQKRLSDYILSGKNVIASAPTSFGKSLLIEEVVASNKYKNIVIIQPTLALLDETRLKMLKYNGRYKMILRTSQPPSKDKGNIFLLTAERVMEYEELPHIDFLIIDEFYKLSLRRVDDRANTLNNAFLKIVNKYNCKFYFLGPNIDAISNGFAEKYNAVFYKSDFSLVDCNVINLYSKINWTTSDQQNDKQKIKLLCNLLDSLKDEQTLIYCSTPARARRFAKAYLDHLIESSDLTQNSLPLIEWIDKNISSKWSLSKGLQQKIAIHDGSLQRHIATSIIRYFNEGKLRCIFCTSTIIEGVNTSAKNVVLFDGKKGGKDIDFFDYSNIKGRSGRLMVHYIGKIFNFCVPPEKETIVIDIPFHEQDPNIITDEILVNIPSTDVKNDTFERYKELHSIMPELLEIIKRNGVSIYGQMNIYYALERDINTSMYYNIAWSQAPNWDKLCYVLGLAEKNLFDFESRHGVVSVKQLVRYINQYRKNKSIMDIVDEIYQSKLKRVKQVTDERKIKYFDEAIEQAFHIYRHWFQFTVPKALSVVDSLQRFVCKRHRKHAGSYSYFVQQLENDFIRENLSILVELGVPSSTIRFLESKIPETLDEDGVIQYIKSQQSVLARSLIEYEREKLKQCF; translated from the coding sequence ATGGAATCTATATTTAATAAAATTGACAATTCGAAGATTCTTGATTATGAGGATAGCTTTGATATAGCCAATCAATGCGCAAAATTACTATTTTCTGATTCAAGTGCAGATCAAAGTGAGGTTCGTAGAGTTGTTATTCATGTGTTGGATAACTGGGGGAAGGTATGTAAGGACACTTACCCCTTATGGGCAGATATTATTGAATCCTTAGGATTTTACCCTTACATTGAAAAAAACAAGGAGAATCTTTCACTTAGTTCTTTTGCTGACCATATTAGGGGAAAATACTATCAGTCTGAATTTTTGGGCGATACATACCTACATAAAGAACAAAAAAGGCTCTCTGATTATATTTTGTCGGGAAAAAATGTTATCGCTAGTGCTCCTACAAGCTTTGGCAAAAGCCTATTAATAGAAGAGGTAGTAGCTTCAAATAAGTATAAGAACATTGTAATTATACAACCTACGCTTGCATTACTTGATGAGACCCGATTAAAGATGCTAAAGTACAATGGTCGGTATAAAATGATTCTTAGAACATCTCAGCCGCCTTCTAAAGACAAGGGAAATATTTTTTTGCTTACGGCTGAACGGGTAATGGAATACGAGGAACTCCCACATATTGACTTTTTAATAATTGATGAATTTTATAAATTAAGCCTTAGAAGAGTAGATGATCGAGCTAACACCTTAAACAATGCGTTTTTAAAAATTGTAAATAAATATAATTGTAAATTTTATTTTCTTGGTCCAAATATTGATGCTATTTCGAATGGTTTTGCCGAAAAATATAATGCTGTATTTTATAAGTCTGATTTTTCGTTAGTTGACTGCAATGTGATTAATTTATATAGTAAAATAAATTGGACAACATCAGATCAGCAGAATGATAAACAGAAAATAAAACTATTATGTAACCTACTGGATAGTCTTAAAGATGAACAAACCTTAATATATTGTTCTACCCCTGCAAGAGCTAGGCGATTTGCGAAGGCTTACTTAGACCATCTTATAGAAAGTAGTGATTTGACTCAAAATTCACTTCCATTAATAGAATGGATAGATAAGAATATCTCGTCAAAATGGAGTTTATCAAAGGGTCTGCAGCAAAAAATAGCTATTCATGATGGTTCGTTACAAAGGCATATTGCAACATCTATTATTCGGTATTTTAACGAAGGAAAGTTGCGCTGTATTTTTTGCACTTCTACTATTATAGAAGGAGTTAATACAAGTGCAAAAAACGTGGTTTTGTTTGACGGTAAAAAGGGTGGTAAGGATATTGACTTCTTTGATTATAGCAATATAAAAGGTCGTTCGGGACGCTTAATGGTACATTACATAGGTAAAATATTTAATTTCTGTGTGCCTCCTGAGAAGGAAACTATCGTTATTGATATACCTTTTCATGAGCAAGACCCTAACATTATTACTGATGAAATCCTTGTCAATATACCATCTACTGATGTAAAAAACGATACTTTTGAAAGGTATAAAGAGCTCCATAGCATTATGCCAGAATTATTAGAAATAATTAAACGTAATGGTGTTTCAATTTATGGGCAAATGAACATCTACTATGCATTAGAAAGAGATATTAATACTTCGATGTATTACAATATTGCATGGTCTCAAGCTCCAAATTGGGATAAATTATGTTATGTTTTAGGTCTTGCGGAAAAGAATCTGTTTGATTTTGAGAGTAGACATGGTGTAGTTTCAGTAAAGCAGCTTGTAAGGTATATCAATCAGTATAGAAAGAATAAAAGTATAATGGACATTGTAGATGAAATTTACCAGAGTAAGTTAAAAAGAGTAAAGCAAGTAACGGATGAGAGAAAGATAAAGTATTTTGATGAAGCCATTGAACAGGCTTTTCACATATATAGGCATTGGTTTCAGTTTACAGTTCCAAAGGCACTGAGTGTTGTTGATAGTCTGCAAAGGTTTGTGTGTAAACGACACCGAAAACATGCGGGCTCTTATAGTTACTTCGTCCAACAGTTAGAAAATGATTTTATTCGAGAAAATCTATCTATTCTTGTTGAACTTGGAGTGCCCTCTAGCACTATAAGATTTCTAGAATCGAAGATTCCTGAAACTTTAGATGAGGATGGTGTTATTCAATATATTAAAAGTCAACAAAGCGTATTGGCCCGGAGCTTGATTGAATATGAAAGAGAGAAACTGAAGCAGTGCTTTTGA
- a CDS encoding HamA C-terminal domain-containing protein encodes MMATRNFDKKNIILLKINECELNSFLVDMDIDDFGNPIYMLDELSRAIINTIPEYVFAHYENPSIPQNDTVDKLREAAKCIYKIKEYELMRKYYLEQDKSVLNEIQKSKNATRGEFGELLLHLILRDFKGTVPLISKVFFKDSHGVPAHGFDSVHISPNESTLWLGESKFYTDGKRGIKELLGDLSNHFKKDYLDEQFIIVKKNLENNNIPQRDEWIKKLCSCNKLSDKINIVNIPLLCTYTHDVYKLYSDMNDRKATVYHENNIRQLKKYFDDNNDHPLKSRLNIVLLLFPVKSKKELMIKLHERLWHMQSM; translated from the coding sequence ATGATGGCAACAAGAAATTTCGATAAGAAGAATATAATTCTACTTAAAATTAATGAATGCGAACTTAATTCATTTCTTGTTGACATGGATATTGACGATTTTGGCAACCCCATATACATGCTAGATGAATTATCGAGAGCTATTATAAATACTATACCAGAATATGTCTTTGCTCATTACGAGAATCCTAGTATTCCCCAAAATGACACAGTTGATAAGTTGCGCGAGGCCGCTAAATGTATTTATAAGATAAAAGAATATGAACTAATGAGAAAATACTACTTAGAACAAGATAAAAGTGTTCTAAATGAGATACAAAAATCAAAGAATGCAACACGAGGAGAGTTTGGAGAATTATTATTGCATTTGATTTTAAGGGATTTCAAGGGAACAGTACCTCTTATATCCAAAGTGTTTTTCAAAGATTCACATGGTGTCCCTGCTCATGGGTTTGATTCTGTGCATATATCACCAAATGAAAGCACTCTCTGGCTAGGCGAAAGTAAATTTTACACTGATGGTAAAAGAGGTATCAAGGAATTACTAGGTGACTTATCAAATCATTTCAAAAAAGATTATTTAGACGAACAGTTTATTATTGTTAAGAAAAATCTTGAAAACAACAATATTCCACAAAGAGATGAATGGATTAAAAAGTTATGTTCCTGTAATAAGCTGAGTGATAAAATCAACATTGTGAACATTCCTTTGTTATGTACATATACACATGATGTTTATAAACTATACTCTGATATGAATGACCGGAAAGCAACAGTTTATCACGAAAATAATATCCGGCAATTAAAGAAATATTTTGATGATAATAATGATCATCCCCTAAAGAGTCGCCTAAATATAGTACTCTTGCTTTTCCCTGTTAAAAGCAAAAAAGAACTAATGATTAAACTCCATGAAAGACTGTGGCATATGCAAAGTATGTGA